From a single Raphanus sativus cultivar WK10039 chromosome 3, ASM80110v3, whole genome shotgun sequence genomic region:
- the LOC108845728 gene encoding uncharacterized protein LOC108845728 — MAKEQHLRPWFLDLVPALVILLAAAHVIALGYWIYRLATDRRAQSQRGKFH; from the exons ATGGCGAAGGAGCAACACTTGCGGCCTTGGTTTCTGGATCTCGTACCGGCTTTGGTTATCTTGCTCGCCGCAGCTCATGTCATCGCCTTG GGTTACTGGATTTACAGATTGGCAACTGATCGTCGCGCTCAGAGTCAGAGAGGCAAATTTCACTGA